TTTCGGACATTCCCCGCTGGTATCAGAGTCACTGTCATTGAAATCACTGTCTCCTCTGCCACTGTCTTTAGTACTGCATTGCTCCTCTTGAGAAGTCAAGCTGCTGTAATTATATAAGTATAAGTTAAAATAACATCACTTTTTTGTACagaagaaataaacaaatgcaaatCTTAAAATCCAAGTCACTGATAAAATTATGTTGTTGTTTAAGGTGCGTGGTGTTAAGACAAATATGTACAATATTTGTACATTCATTTGACAATAAAATGTCAATTCTGACAACCATTTATTGTGATTGTGATTCACACATCTTTTTAGAAGACTAAATATGCCCTCTGGTAGCAGCTATCATGCTTTCTAGACGCCCTCTTATTataaacttttaaataaaaaaagaattgttaccTCATCCTTGTGGGGTTTTCTTGATGCCAAGACGATGTAGGAATTGAATGGTCAGAAGCTGAaacctattaaaataaatgaaatacacttAGAAAATTATCCAACTTTTTCACTTGATGGAGCCCATTTCAACATTATACTCATATAAAAGTTTTTCTAAATATTACACTGTTATGTaatcatttctaaaaaaaaatatatatatatttagattagcATTTAACTTTTTGGCAAATAATGTGAAATAcgagtaacaaaaaaaaacttacatctGAAGGTCTGTTCAGGTCTCCATTTTGGTCTGAGTGGGTTGAAAAGCGGCAATCTTCAGATTCTGTGTTGATTGACAACTGGCAAGATTCAGATTGAGCATCTGAAGATGAAGAGTTGCTGGATGAAGGACCACTGGAGCTTAATGGCTGGTCTTCTCTGTAAATTCTGCTGACTTCTGAGTCGCGTTTAAATTGGCTTGATTTTCTTTTACAAGTACAGGCCACAAATATGATGGCAATGAGGAGCAGAGCGCATCCTCCGGATAAAACCGCAATAAAGATTATAGACAGATCAAACTGTTGTTGTTCTTCCTCAGATGAATGCATAATAACTATCTCTACACTGGAAGGAGTGGAGTCTGTGAGAATGAACTTTATGGTGGCATTGGAAAACAAGGAAGGTCTACCTGAGTCATACACAGCAATCACTATGCTCAAGTCCTCAACTTGCGTTGGGGTTATTTTCCTTCTCAGAGATACTTCACCAGTTCCTTTGTTAATGGAAAACAATCTGTTTGTGTCCCTCAATATGGTGTAGAACAACTGAGAGTTAAGTCCTTCATCTGCATCTGTGGCTTTAATCTGGAAAACTAAATAGTTTGGAGGGGCATTGACTGGCAACATGATGTCAGCTGATGAACTGTCTAGAATTGGGTATGTGATCACGGGAGCATTGTCGTTTTGATCAACTATTTTGATTTGTAATTGAGTACGACTGGAGAGTTGGGGGGTCCCGTTGTCTGTGGCCTCAACTTGAACATCTATTTGTTTGAGTTTTTCATAGTCCAGAGATCTGACAGCACGCAGTACCCCAGAGTCTGCATCTATGGCTACAAATGTGGACAAAGACTGGCCAAAAACTTTTTCTTCCACCAGACTATAGGAAACTTTACCGTTGTTGCCAGTATCAGGATCTCTTGCAACTACAGTGGTGATGTAAGCCCCAGGTGCATTATTTTCTAGGATGGACACTTCAAACGCTGGTTTGGAGAACATAGGCGGGTTGTCATTTTCATCACTCACCCTGATAGTGTAGTGGTAGTTGGTTTTCAGTGAAGGATATCCTTTGTCTTCAGCGACCACAGTCAGGTTGTACTCGGCTATCTTTTCTCGATCTAAAGAAGAAGTGGTGACGATCATGAAGCTGTCTTCATATGCTGGTTGTAGCTTGAAGTGATCGTGTCCATAGAGAGTGCAGTGAACTTGCCCGTTCGGACCGGAGTCCCTGTCCGTGGTGCTGATCAGCGCCACTAAACTACCTTTAGCAGCAGCCTCGGTGATATAAGCGACTCCTGAGCTGATGGAAGTGAGAGGGGTGATGCTTATATCCGGGGCATTGTCATTCACATCAATGATATGCACGATGATTTTACAGGTAGCAGTTAAAGGATTGGCACCCGAGTCATGAGCTTGTACATCAAACTCATAGGTTTGTTTGAGCTCAAAGTCAACTTGACCTTCAAGAGTTAGACGACCGGATTTTGGATCGAGTTTAAACAGCTGTCGAACCTCCTGAGGCACTTGAGGGCTGAAACCATACACAATTTCTGCATTCACACCTTCATCTGAGTCGGCTGCTTTGAGGTCCAGCAAGTGATGTCCAGGAGGCGCGTCCTCTATAAGCTCCACAACAACAGTGTTCCTCTCAAATACTGGGCTGTTATCATTAAAGTCCATCACCTTAACATGAATAACGGCGCTGCCAGAGCGAGATGGACTTCCCCCGTCCATGGCCACCAGTTCCAAGGTGTAGGAAGACTGTCTCTCTCGGTCAAGCTCTTTCATTAAAACAAGCTCTGCGTACTTCACCCCATCAGCCCTGGTCTGCACGTCGATGCTAAAGTGACTATTATCTGAGAGTTCGAAGTCCTGAATAGAGTTTGACCCAACATCTTCATCAATGGCCACGGGTAAAGGGATTCTGGTGCCAACAGGAGAACTTTCAGACACCTCCACGGGTATTTCTGGGTTGGGGAAGTAGGGGCTGTTGTCATTAATGTCTCTCACCTCAACTTTAACGTGAATCAGACTGAATTGTTCCTTGGAGAAACTGACCACATCCAGGGCAAGGATACAATTAAGAGACTGTTTGCAAATCTGCTCCCGATCTAGCCTCTCCCCGATGCTCAGCTGCCCATCACTGGTCCGGACGTGGACGAGGGAGCTGTTGAACTGCTTCATCAGACGGAAACTGCCATCAGAGGAGCTGAACTTCGGGTGCTGTGATAGAACCGCAATCACTGTGCCGGGAGGTTCTTCTTCGTTGGTGTAGTAATGGACAACTTCACAGTACGATCGTGAAAGCAGCAAACTCAGCAGCAGCACTGGAAGGGAACTTGCAAACTCCCACATCTTCGATCCCCTTTGTCTAACACTGCAGTAATCCAATGTCCACAAAGACACGAGTTAATAACGGTTTTCTTCTGTAGAGGTAAAAGAATAAAAGTGAGGAGATGATATCCCCTTTAGCTGTGAGATCAGTCGTTGCAGTCTTGTTAACGCGTCAGACCAGGTCACAAATGCTTAACTGACTTATCCTATGCCTTGCCTCTGGTTATATCCCGAAGGATATGTAAATAAGGCTCCGCCCACCCAGCGGCAACTTCAACATTCTGGTAGCAAATGGTGACCAAAAGCCTATCTGACTATCGTTACAAAAAAAGATCCCagtggggaaggggggggtctgcttaaaaaaaaacgagcCATTTGTGACATCTTAGAACGAATTTGGAAATTTGATTTCccttattgcatttttaaatacaaatccTATCACTCTTAGCCAAGAATAAGACGCTGGGTCTAGAACATGGTAAATGAAGTAGGCGCACCTATGTGCCAAGCAGCTGTTTGGGTTAcattcaaaaaatattattgcttCCTGCCCACGTATAAGGGCATTTGGAGCATTAAATGCAATAGGGAGGCTATTGTGTACattctgtgtgtgtgggagctgtgtgtttgtatgtgtaggtgtgtgttgTGTATGTCGTTATACTTAAGCACACTGTACATAGAAAATCTTGTTACAGGTTAATATCCAGGGCGTCAAGGGATGTTTGCCCATTAGAAGTCCATTGATCTAGTGAAAGAGTGCTTTACATTGATTCAATGAATTCCCTAAAGGTACTAATTGCATTAATTACAATTGAATAGGTAATTAGATTTAATGCCCTTaggttttttaaatacaaaaggcTACACAGAGTCTGAGCACAGTGTTCCTCTTTGTTAAATCCAATCAAAAACTGAGCCAGAAAAGTATGCCCTACAGCGTTTCCCTGCTTCGATGTCTGGGGTGAAATAAGTTAATTCTGGCTTCCTACTCTTTATTATAATGTGATAAATAAATTTCCTTGAAGAGTGTGTCATTGACATCATGTCTCAAAAAAGTCCTAAACACTCACATATGTGCCATTTGGGGACTCATCTCGCATATGGTGATTTCTCAACAAGCTGTAGGTTTTGGTGCTGAATTTGTCTCCTCCAGATTTTATTGCGAAGGATTTGTTGGATCCTCAAAGGTATACAAGCtccaaaaaataacacaaaaggtACAAAAGTGTCAATTGGGCACGCGGTGGAGAAGGCAATTTGTTCCTCCTGCTAGGTTTGGTGCCTTCAGATGGCCAGGGGGAAGAAGCCCCCCTACAGGGCTCAGCCTTGTGTCTGTAACAAGATCCAGCCATTCACTAATTTCTCCAAATCGTTGCTAAATTAGACCATAAAATTGGatttaagaaatgtaaaaaaaagtgatttaagCATTGAAAGGAGCATTTTTAAGACTGAACATTAGCAGCTTCCATGGATGAATGAACATTCCATGACATGTGAGCTAATCTGGACTCTCATCACTTTCAGCATGGCTGACCAAGCATAATGGGAGTTTTAATTCACAACAGCCAGAGTTTTAGACATTGCCATATACCTACTACTAAGTATTATATAGACAAGAAACATTTGACACACTAATTACCGTTAACTACAATCCCCCTCATTCTCGgtatgatgggaattgtagtctacAACAGCTGGACTGCCAGAAGCTGCCAATACATATTGTTGAGTATGGAAATTTATAGTCACTTGCAGATGTTGTCATGTGCTGTAGACATATTAAGAAACAACTGGCATCCCAGCTGATGTTGGCTAAAAAGCCCCACCATGCATATTGCAGTAAGAGTTACTGTATAGCCCACAGCATGTCTATACATCTTGCGgacttagaatttttttttttatttctgaccCTTTTCCTAATTTCTCCAATGCAGCAATTTGTCAATAGATTTACTCTGGGTAGTAAAAGTTTCTGAACTGTCAGGTTAGCGCAGCTTGTTTTTCACTGTTTACATGTTAAAATGCTTTGAGGTCTCAAACAATTTACTTTTGTATTTCATGTAGATCCGAGCTGATAAAACTGTCCCCATATATTAGCATCACTTAAATCTATTTAGACAGTGTGAAAAACCAAGTCCTCTAATGAAATTGCAGGGAGAAACACAGGACTTCCTGCTCTTCCTGCTTTGCATTAGCAGTGTTTGGGGTTTAAACTTCCACTTTGGTCACTAGATTCTAATTCAATTATCtttgctaattaaaaaaaatatactgtgtaTTATTAGAAACACACTAGTCATTACCAGTTCACCACCTCCATCTGTTTCACAGCAGATACCTCTAATAGACAGTGCTTTATTGTGCACCTAGGAAACTTCCAGCTTTACCCCATAATTATTGAGATTATTAAGCAGTTTATATATGGCAATATAcattccatatgtatttttaggTATTGGCAACCAGTTGTTTGGCTTGAACAATGTATCTATCATGTGCATTCGTGCAATATAAATTTATTCTGAATAAAACTTAGAAgcaatgtaaagaagttttactttactgagagggtggtagataaatggattaGCCTCCCTGCAGACAGAAGATAATCCagtaagggaatgtaaacatggaCGGGATAGGTGTGGGGCTCCCCTAAATCTAAAAACTAGACCAATGACtgataaacatttaaagaaaatgggcagactagatgggccaaattcttatttgcattaaattctatgtttgcaATAAAGAGTACTGAATGCTATTAATCAGAGTGCCCTACACATTTGCTTGCACAATTGAATGTATGGTCAGTTTCTTTAGGTACTCCACTTGCAGAAAAATATGTAAGTACTAGAAAACTCATCCAACTTGAAACACTgcacaaatttacacaaaaaaatgtcctttattaagcatttaacacattttcattttagtccACTCTTAGAATTAACCCAGTACATTCAGGCCATATTTTAAGACACTAATGATAAGGATGGCTCCCCTTTAGCTACTTGGCACTATTAGTGTCCTCATATGTAACCCCAATGCAAAGAACATGACACCACAGATCTGACCATGTGCCCTAAGAGCATGAAGCCTTGATACACTGCTTCATACCCATCAAcggaaaatacaaggaatatTTCTGCAGATTGCTGTAAAGACAGtgctttttaatagttttaataaCGTGGCGATGTTGCAGCTTGATACACTGTTGTAAGGATACACTAAGGCTGTTATGCGCTACAATATTACCATGTGAATAGAGCCCTGCACTCAATAGTGCTGGTTTGTTTATGAACTCCTAACCAAATAGAACAGTTGCTTATTAAATTAACACTCCTGTACAAGTCTAGTGACCGTATAAATATACGCAAAGGCAGGAAATTATGTGCAGACCTcagttaaattatttattcGATACATTATGGAAGGTGTGTGTTGATGGTAAGTGGCTAGATTAACTCTGTGAATGCCATTCTGCAACTACACGAGCATTATACAAATAAAGTGATAACCTTAAAATTATCAGTAAAAATactgtttatataaaatattaagcatTAATATTAAGTGTTGAAAATTGTCCTTTCTGCCTTTCTTAAGCCTATAGgtaaattctattaaaaaaataacatggtaTTTGGATTTATaatgtcattaaaataaatataaatgctgGGAACATGCATCTTATAATATGTGTTTTTCCACAATTTTGTATGTTAGccaaagagaaaaatgaaatatttatgtgTTGCCAGCTTTCCCTGCTTTTGAAATGACCCAAGACCAGCAACATACTGTAATTACAGTCAGTGGGACCACCTACCCACTGGCTGAACTACACCGCCACTATGCTTTGAGGGACTTACCCTAatcaatattattaatttaattcccTTTGTGTTGAGTTATGAGCAATGATGGGGAACAGAACCAATATAGTTGCTTAGGTTTAGAAGCTGTGGTTTCTTGCTCACAACGCCCCTGTAAAACTAAAATACGCTTGTTGCTTTTTGGTAAATGGTTGAATTATAAATGATGTTCGATGATAAAAGCCaatgtttaaaaacaccaaTATATCTACCAAATAAatataccaaatatatatacaccaatatatataccaatatatttaccaaatcatttaataaaaatgtaaatcatatATTACATAAGTTTATTTCATGAATCCACTGTATGGTCcagggtgaaaaaaaaatcaatattaaacTATAATTAGGATATGTTATAATGTGTAAGTCTGCTAATTGTGCCAGTGTATGTTTGCTGGGCTGTGATTGGTCATCCACTGTTGAGCACCTCTTCCATCGATTTACTGCTACTTTAGAtgattgcattattttaatgttcatCATTCTCTGAATTAATATTCCTTGCACTCTCCTGCCATAATACAGTCATTTGAGATTTTCAATAAGATTTAGTATACTGGTCACACACTATTATGCTATTGTTCATTTATAAGACATAAAATATTTCAGGCAAGATATTGGGAGTAGTGATATATTTATCTTTGGTGCTGCCCGAGGCAGTTCCCCTAGCCACATCCTTACTGCTGAACATTGGAACATCATATCATATTCGCCTGTTAAGACTGTACTGCTCATGGGAATAACATGCTATGGAGGCTGCAGCATGgtgtcctccatagtgtaactAAGCCTGTTGGAGAGATCTTCCATGTAATTGGCCTATTAAGCAGAGGCACACCGGAGAGGCttattaacaccccccccacacacacacacacacaccctgatCTGCCACCATGGGCAAGAATGCGCCTCAGTTTGCATAACCAGTGCATTACCCACTTAGTAGATCCGTTCCAAAAATCCTTTAGAGACATTCaagcacacaaatatatatatatatatatatatatatatatatatatatatatatatatatatatatatatatcagtgttATAGCCAACTGTAAAGTCTCTGTTTTTTCCTAGAAGCTTACTGCCCATATTGCGGACATCTGCATTCCCTCTGATATGGTTTCTAGGTTTCAAATTGAGCAAACAATTAAGCCATTTGTTTCACAAGAGGTAAATAATTCATCTAGGTTATAATCGGGACAGACAATGAGTTCATCCATACTGCAAATGGgtcaatttataaataatttatctaTTTGTGAATTTGTAAGTAActgttattataatatattattattattatatataaaattaaatctaaaaaaagtTTAGCTCTTAAAGAAgtaacattttctcattttatagATGTCTATCTTCACCCTCGTTATCTATCTATTTTGTTACCCAGCTGTATTTTGCAGTATTTGTTATATGCAAAATTTTAAGCACGATAGTATATTACTAAATAGCCCTTAATGGCATCTGAAATTAGTTATAGATCATTTGCCACTATAGAGAAAGAGTGCACATATGTTTTTCCCCTTAACTTCAGGTGACTTCTAGATTTCTTTGCATATTCCTCATTGACTCTACCTGCACCACACAGTAGAACTGAGATATCTGACTCCGTAACTGAAAATGCAGCTGCTTTCTCTAAATAAACCGGTGTCATTCGTGtgacaaatatatttcaatttgCTCTCTTGCCTCAGGCAAATCCACAGTGTAACTTTTAAAAGCATCTCATAGAATGTAGCATCGAGATACAGAGTaacggaattttttttttaaagaaccatTGTCAGCAGAAaacaaagtttcacaaaggcccTTTTTGAAATCATATGCACATGGCATCTACTTCTGACAAAAAGCAGATGTCATCTCTTCTACTCTGTATTATCTCACAATAATCTGATAAGGAACATATGTTCCTGACATGAGGTGTAAAACTGCA
This sequence is a window from Spea bombifrons isolate aSpeBom1 chromosome 2, aSpeBom1.2.pri, whole genome shotgun sequence. Protein-coding genes within it:
- the LOC128475173 gene encoding protocadherin-8-like, with protein sequence MWEFASSLPVLLLSLLLSRSYCEVVHYYTNEEEPPGTVIAVLSQHPKFSSSDGSFRLMKQFNSSLVHVRTSDGQLSIGERLDREQICKQSLNCILALDVVSFSKEQFSLIHVKVEVRDINDNSPYFPNPEIPVEVSESSPVGTRIPLPVAIDEDVGSNSIQDFELSDNSHFSIDVQTRADGVKYAELVLMKELDRERQSSYTLELVAMDGGSPSRSGSAVIHVKVMDFNDNSPVFERNTVVVELIEDAPPGHHLLDLKAADSDEGVNAEIVYGFSPQVPQEVRQLFKLDPKSGRLTLEGQVDFELKQTYEFDVQAHDSGANPLTATCKIIVHIIDVNDNAPDISITPLTSISSGVAYITEAAAKGSLVALISTTDRDSGPNGQVHCTLYGHDHFKLQPAYEDSFMIVTTSSLDREKIAEYNLTVVAEDKGYPSLKTNYHYTIRVSDENDNPPMFSKPAFEVSILENNAPGAYITTVVARDPDTGNNGKVSYSLVEEKVFGQSLSTFVAIDADSGVLRAVRSLDYEKLKQIDVQVEATDNGTPQLSSRTQLQIKIVDQNDNAPVITYPILDSSSADIMLPVNAPPNYLVFQIKATDADEGLNSQLFYTILRDTNRLFSINKGTGEVSLRRKITPTQVEDLSIVIAVYDSGRPSLFSNATIKFILTDSTPSSVEIVIMHSSEEEQQQFDLSIIFIAVLSGGCALLLIAIIFVACTCKRKSSQFKRDSEVSRIYREDQPLSSSGPSSSNSSSSDAQSESCQLSINTESEDCRFSTHSDQNGDLNRPSDVSASDHSIPTSSWHQENPTRMSSLTSQEEQCSTKDSGRGDSDFNDSDSDTSGECPKKNHTQSIQNQPGVMHIEHSRALPKGERCFSYGTERGLYNGNFMLHHEMERAMPLPLATTHYNTYNPRIQNVHILHQHKESYYHYNNATVGRLQRQYEVDMVNRGATMSPPRLSRKYQEYSYNPETLLHNHASEIATTF